In Elusimicrobiota bacterium, one DNA window encodes the following:
- a CDS encoding efflux RND transporter periplasmic adaptor subunit: protein MTPPATLQRRWPLVAAVAGILGAAWGIKKFQEHRLYQREAASAAQAAQEVPQVKAYKVRPRNVAGALKRIGTIRARAETNLQFGAPGRVSRFAVEKGQFVKKGALLATLDQAEAKNSLDVAQLEYEKAAVKYFKDQTIDRLSYEQAKARYKQAQLEADKTTIRAAHDGYLVEKWVNEGEHADPGTVIGKLMDKSRVFIEMDLSEDDIQHLKQGQKVAVTVDAVPDFKEDGTVLSVTPYLKGDTRSFSVKVDLPTNPQEKLSPGMFARCTVRRYEKAGALTVPLEAGAEMQEKTMRLFVVDDKNAAHARSADILFMDEGVVEVSGVAEGDLVILNPGTDLEDGATVRVMDVFDPAAHTESPASPG from the coding sequence GTGACCCCGCCCGCGACCCTTCAACGACGGTGGCCGCTGGTGGCCGCCGTGGCGGGGATCCTGGGCGCCGCCTGGGGGATCAAGAAATTTCAAGAACATCGGCTGTATCAACGGGAAGCCGCCTCGGCGGCCCAGGCCGCGCAGGAAGTGCCGCAAGTCAAAGCCTACAAAGTGCGCCCGCGTAACGTGGCGGGGGCTCTCAAGCGCATCGGCACCATCCGCGCCCGAGCCGAAACCAATCTGCAGTTCGGCGCGCCGGGCCGGGTTTCCCGCTTCGCCGTGGAAAAGGGACAGTTCGTGAAAAAAGGCGCCCTCCTGGCCACCCTGGACCAGGCCGAAGCCAAGAATTCCCTCGACGTCGCCCAGCTCGAATACGAGAAGGCCGCCGTCAAATATTTCAAGGATCAAACCATCGACCGCCTTTCCTACGAGCAGGCCAAGGCCCGCTACAAGCAGGCCCAGCTGGAAGCCGACAAGACCACCATTCGGGCGGCCCACGACGGGTATCTGGTGGAGAAATGGGTGAACGAAGGCGAACACGCCGATCCCGGGACGGTCATCGGAAAACTGATGGACAAAAGCCGGGTGTTCATCGAAATGGATTTGTCCGAAGACGACATTCAACATTTGAAGCAGGGGCAGAAGGTGGCCGTCACGGTGGACGCCGTGCCGGATTTTAAAGAGGACGGCACGGTGCTCTCGGTGACGCCCTATCTCAAAGGCGACACCCGGTCCTTCAGCGTCAAGGTGGATCTGCCGACCAACCCCCAGGAGAAATTGAGCCCCGGCATGTTCGCCCGCTGCACCGTGCGCCGCTACGAAAAGGCCGGCGCCCTGACGGTCCCCCTGGAAGCCGGCGCCGAAATGCAGGAAAAAACCATGCGCCTCTTTGTGGTGGACGACAAAAACGCCGCCCACGCGCGTTCCGCCGACATTCTTTTTATGGACGAAGGCGTCGTGGAGGTCTCCGGCGTGGCCGAGGGGGATTTGGTGATCCTCAACCCGGGAACGGATTTGGAAGACGGCGCCACGGTGCGGGTGATGGATGTCTTCGACCCCGCGGCCCACACCGAATCCCCCGCTTCCCCCGGCTGA